Proteins co-encoded in one Nicotiana sylvestris chromosome 7, ASM39365v2, whole genome shotgun sequence genomic window:
- the LOC104223741 gene encoding uncharacterized protein At2g39795, mitochondrial-like produces the protein MALYSAIRRASNSTIPLAVRSVATSATSHFSAATTAVENSDCGRVSRSFSIPVLHYSTSAVKKKKSKHSSFDDILLQIVNSEINFSLDSDFHDCVVDIPDGFPFKVQDKAGERVIVLTRDYGEEAISIEIDMPNGRCENAEDDAVDSEEESESQPSVPLSVTVSKENGLALEFDVRAFPNKILICGISIKELKSSSNQLDYRGPAFSLLNESLQKSFYEYLEVRGLTGSTANFLLEYVISKDSKEYIRWLKTIKKFVEN, from the exons ATGGCGCTATACTCAGCAATTCGCAGAGCCTCTAATTCCACAATTCCTCTTGCAGTTCGCTCCGTCGCTACTTCCGCAACTTCCCATTTCTCTGCCGCCACCACCGCCGTAGAGAATAGTGATTGCGGCAGAGTTTCTCGAAGCTTCTCAATTCCGGTGCTTCACTATTCTACCAGCGCAgtcaagaagaagaagagcaaACACAGCTCCTTTGATGATATTCTCCTCCAAATCGTCAATTCGGAAATCAATTTTTCCCTAGATTCTGATTTTCATGACTGC GTTGTAGACATTCCGGATGGGTTTCCGTTTAAGGTTCAAGATAAAGCCGGAGAAAGAGTTATTGTTCTTACGAGGGATTATGGAGAAGAGGCCATAAGTATTGAAATTGACATGCCCAATGGCAGATGTGAAAATGCTGAAGATGATGCTGTTGACAGTGAGGAAGAGAGTGAGTCGCAACCTAGTGTTCCATTGTCTGTGACCGTGTCAAAAGAAAATGGCTTGGCACTAGAGTTTGATGTGAGAGCTTTTCCAAATAAAATTTTGATTTGTGGAATATCCATCAAGGAGCTCAAAAGTTCAAGCAATCAGCTAGACTATAGAGGGCCTGCTTTTTC ACTTCTAAATGAAAGTCTGCAGAAGTCTTTCTATGAATATCTTGAAGTCAGAGGGCTGACGGGCAGCACTGCCAACTTTTTGTTGGAGTATGTAATTAGCAAAGACAGCAAGGAATACATCCGGTGGCTAAAAACTATCAAGAAGTTTGTCGAGAATTAG